In a genomic window of Methanosarcina horonobensis HB-1 = JCM 15518:
- a CDS encoding ArsR/SmtB family transcription factor, which yields MDPAKLLDILGNENRRKIIQLLANRPCYVSEISGRLGVGPKAIISHLSLLEQAGLIECSVDEQRRKYFNIANNMRLEVSVSPYAYTMALQDIGFDREKKGESPVAEKDEPAARDESSCFFLKLSDRLKELKERQEELAQMQKQLQVEYMELMDRCLDSIEEIARNPVECELLFELLKNEATAAVLCYNLHLHPSIIMSNLTDLAERGFVEYTIKNNQQYWRICETGVENK from the coding sequence ATGGACCCAGCAAAACTACTTGACATCCTGGGGAATGAAAACCGCAGGAAGATAATTCAACTTCTTGCAAACCGCCCCTGCTATGTCAGTGAAATCTCGGGCAGGCTGGGAGTAGGACCTAAGGCGATTATCAGTCATCTGAGCCTGCTAGAACAGGCAGGGCTGATTGAATGCAGTGTGGATGAGCAAAGGCGCAAATACTTCAATATTGCAAATAATATGAGGCTTGAGGTATCCGTATCACCGTATGCGTATACGATGGCTCTTCAGGACATTGGTTTTGACAGGGAGAAAAAAGGGGAAAGTCCTGTTGCCGAGAAGGATGAACCTGCTGCCAGAGATGAATCTTCCTGCTTCTTCCTGAAATTAAGCGACAGGCTCAAAGAACTTAAAGAAAGGCAGGAAGAACTTGCGCAAATGCAGAAGCAGTTACAGGTCGAATATATGGAACTGATGGACAGATGCCTGGACTCCATTGAAGAGATTGCCAGAAATCCCGTAGAATGCGAGCTCCTGTTCGAGCTTTTGAAAAACGAAGCTACAGCAGCTGTCCTCTGTTATAATCTGCATTTGCATCCGAGCATTATCATGTCTAACCTTACGGACCTTGCAGAAAGAGGTTTTGTTGAATACACGATTAAAAATAACCAGCAATACTGGAGAATATGTGAGACCGGAGTTGAGAATAAATGA
- the aroD gene encoding type I 3-dehydroquinate dehydratase has translation MTQIGSFDLERKAAVVAVILEKPLEASKKAAEKGADILEIRLDLLGIRDLEKAAETISKIKSETGLPVLVTNRSVAEGGKWEGKEEDRTGLLTGLLSFKDGPDAIDIELSAGRKERDKVIKAAKDQGKTVIVSSHDFLKTPSLQDMRTTLEEMFLTGADIAKLAVMPQSMEDTLNLLRVALDFKNAGKPVCTIAMGRQGKHTRVVAPLYGSVLTYGSIESDATAAPGQLPVDEIKKIMEMLK, from the coding sequence ATGACTCAAATAGGCTCATTTGACCTTGAAAGAAAGGCTGCAGTTGTTGCAGTAATTCTTGAAAAACCTCTTGAAGCTTCAAAAAAGGCAGCCGAAAAAGGAGCTGATATTCTCGAAATCCGGCTGGATTTACTGGGAATAAGGGACCTGGAAAAAGCTGCAGAAACAATAAGTAAAATAAAATCCGAAACCGGGCTTCCTGTACTCGTTACTAACCGTTCCGTGGCAGAAGGAGGAAAGTGGGAAGGAAAAGAAGAAGATAGAACAGGACTTCTTACAGGCCTCCTTTCTTTTAAAGATGGTCCGGATGCTATTGACATCGAGCTCTCTGCCGGCAGGAAAGAAAGAGATAAAGTTATAAAAGCGGCTAAAGACCAAGGAAAAACCGTAATCGTCTCTTCCCACGACTTTTTAAAAACTCCTTCTCTTCAGGATATGAGGACAACTCTTGAGGAAATGTTTCTTACAGGGGCAGATATTGCCAAACTTGCAGTCATGCCCCAATCAATGGAAGACACCCTTAACCTGCTGAGAGTTGCTCTGGACTTTAAGAATGCAGGAAAACCGGTATGTACCATTGCAATGGGCAGGCAAGGAAAGCATACAAGAGTGGTTGCCCCTCTCTATGGTTCAGTCCTGACATATGGTTCGATAGAAAGTGATGCAACTGCGGCTCCAGGTCAGCTTCCGGTAGACGAAATTAAGAAAATAATGGAAATGCTAAAATGA
- a CDS encoding protease inhibitor I42 family protein, which translates to MKGKINENHVINIRSAKTVKLMAVLFLIFTIALSGCVDNGQNNTDNETEGPGSQNTSGQEYIYGMANVESIDVLILESFPVQIYVIAEGYLPDGCTEINEIKTEREGNQFNINITTKRPKDAICTQAIENFRETIPLEVQGLSAGNYTVNVNGVNGSFELAVDNTLEETPNSMPTEQVITEAANGTNITLEKGETFYLRLEENPTTGYSWELNLSQGLDNVSGTYYPPESKEGEQPLVGAGGVHLWEIKAMAEGTQQVTAVYRRSWENETGTEDRFTLNVEVV; encoded by the coding sequence ATGAAAGGAAAAATAAATGAAAATCATGTAATAAATATCAGATCTGCAAAAACTGTGAAATTAATGGCAGTCCTGTTCTTAATCTTCACAATTGCTCTTTCCGGCTGCGTTGACAACGGGCAAAACAATACGGATAACGAAACCGAAGGTCCAGGCAGTCAGAACACCAGCGGACAGGAGTACATATATGGTATGGCAAACGTGGAAAGTATCGATGTTCTGATTCTTGAGTCTTTTCCTGTGCAGATATACGTGATAGCAGAAGGTTACCTGCCTGACGGATGTACCGAGATTAACGAAATAAAGACTGAAAGAGAAGGAAATCAGTTCAATATCAATATCACGACAAAGCGCCCAAAAGATGCGATATGCACTCAGGCTATAGAGAATTTTAGAGAAACGATTCCTCTTGAAGTGCAGGGTCTCAGTGCCGGAAACTATACTGTAAATGTAAACGGAGTAAACGGATCTTTTGAGCTTGCTGTTGATAACACCTTAGAGGAAACGCCGAACTCTATGCCTACAGAGCAGGTAATAACCGAAGCTGCGAATGGAACAAATATAACTCTCGAAAAAGGAGAGACCTTTTACCTGAGACTTGAGGAAAACCCGACTACAGGCTATTCCTGGGAGCTCAACCTGAGCCAGGGACTCGATAATGTCTCAGGAACATATTATCCTCCTGAATCTAAAGAAGGTGAACAGCCTCTTGTTGGTGCAGGAGGAGTTCACTTATGGGAAATTAAAGCCATGGCTGAAGGCACTCAGCAGGTAACAGCAGTATATAGAAGATCCTGGGAAAATGAAACCGGTACGGAAGATAGATTTACACTTAATGTTGAAGTGGTCTGA
- a CDS encoding Zn-ribbon domain-containing protein, giving the protein MPHRCTRCGTIFEDGDSVILSGCPSCGWNKFLYVKKEPEGLENQGRVALEEQKLDLEASLDEVVRNIDEALASGEKDREQQSENENKTDEERVESVRILGPGSYELNLDSLLERKELVMAIREEGSYALHLPSVFNQQKEKQKDKSRAKKQR; this is encoded by the coding sequence ATGCCCCATAGATGTACCAGATGCGGAACAATTTTTGAAGACGGGGATTCTGTAATTCTCAGCGGCTGCCCGAGCTGCGGCTGGAATAAGTTCCTCTATGTGAAAAAAGAGCCAGAAGGTTTGGAGAATCAGGGAAGAGTCGCTCTGGAAGAACAAAAGCTGGACCTTGAAGCTTCTCTGGATGAGGTTGTTAGGAATATTGACGAAGCCCTTGCATCCGGAGAAAAAGACAGGGAGCAGCAGTCAGAAAACGAAAATAAAACTGACGAGGAAAGGGTGGAATCTGTAAGGATTCTTGGTCCCGGTTCTTATGAACTTAATCTGGATTCTCTTTTGGAGCGAAAAGAACTTGTTATGGCAATCAGGGAGGAAGGTTCATATGCTCTCCATTTGCCCTCTGTCTTTAACCAGCAGAAGGAAAAACAAAAAGATAAATCAAGAGCAAAGAAGCAAAGATAA
- a CDS encoding phosphoribosyltransferase: protein MLTNWDYIYNLCRNISKEVKSSGYEPDVIIALARGGWFAGRVLCDFLGLDDLSSLKIEHYIGAAAIDTGEPYIRYPLSDSVIKGKKVLIVDDIVDTGESMISAKDYIESRNPREVRTASLQYLGSSKIDPDYVGEKLEDWAWIVYPWNFMEDMISILTKGMRKDPEKLWSLEDLKHSLYTNHALDPVVFEITQPGRLPEVLEEMDRIHRTASDIIDGNKYWKLL from the coding sequence GTGCTTACGAACTGGGATTATATTTATAACCTGTGCAGAAATATTTCAAAAGAAGTCAAAAGCTCCGGGTATGAGCCTGACGTTATTATCGCCCTTGCCAGAGGAGGCTGGTTTGCAGGACGTGTGCTGTGCGATTTCCTCGGTCTTGATGATCTTTCCAGCCTTAAAATCGAGCATTACATAGGGGCTGCAGCTATCGACACCGGTGAACCCTATATACGATATCCTCTCTCAGACAGTGTAATTAAAGGGAAAAAAGTGCTGATTGTGGACGACATAGTGGATACAGGAGAAAGCATGATCAGTGCTAAGGATTACATTGAAAGCCGGAACCCCAGAGAGGTTCGAACCGCTTCTTTACAATACCTGGGGAGCTCGAAGATCGATCCTGATTATGTGGGAGAGAAGCTTGAAGATTGGGCATGGATTGTCTATCCATGGAACTTTATGGAAGATATGATAAGTATTCTAACAAAAGGTATGAGAAAAGACCCTGAAAAACTCTGGAGTCTTGAAGATCTTAAACATAGCCTTTACACAAACCATGCTCTTGATCCGGTAGTTTTTGAAATTACCCAACCTGGCAGGCTTCCGGAAGTTCTGGAAGAAATGGATAGAATCCATAGAACTGCTTCTGATATTATTGATGGGAATAAGTACTGGAAACTTTTATAA
- a CDS encoding 2-amino-3,7-dideoxy-D-threo-hept-6-ulosonate synthase, whose amino-acid sequence MSEIGKKIRIERLMNRESRNMVIIPMDHGISDGPIEGLINITDTVNRVAEGGANAVLMQKGMVRYGHRGYGHDIGLVVHISASSVLSPDPNAKVQVCTVEEVIKMGADAVSMHINVGSNTEADQLEMLGTISRDCTEWGMPLLAMMYPRGKKITNPHDPVNVAHAARIGAELGADVVKTVYTGDPDSFRDVVRGCPVPVVIAGGPKTSTDRDLLEMIDGAMEAGARGAAIGRNVFQHRDPVRLTRAICEIVHHRRPVEEALEQLK is encoded by the coding sequence ATGTCAGAAATCGGCAAAAAAATTCGCATAGAAAGGCTGATGAATCGGGAGAGCAGAAACATGGTCATTATTCCGATGGACCACGGAATCTCTGACGGACCTATTGAAGGGCTTATTAATATTACCGACACAGTTAATAGGGTTGCCGAAGGAGGAGCAAATGCAGTTCTCATGCAAAAAGGTATGGTCAGGTACGGGCATAGAGGCTACGGCCACGATATCGGGCTTGTTGTGCATATCAGTGCCTCTTCTGTTCTGAGTCCCGATCCCAATGCCAAAGTGCAGGTCTGCACTGTTGAAGAAGTAATAAAGATGGGAGCTGATGCAGTTTCCATGCACATCAACGTGGGGTCCAATACAGAAGCTGACCAGCTCGAAATGCTCGGAACAATTTCAAGGGACTGTACGGAATGGGGCATGCCTCTTCTTGCTATGATGTACCCGAGAGGCAAAAAGATCACAAATCCCCACGATCCTGTAAATGTGGCACATGCAGCAAGGATTGGAGCCGAACTCGGGGCTGACGTTGTAAAAACGGTATACACAGGAGACCCTGACAGTTTCAGAGATGTTGTGAGGGGCTGCCCTGTACCTGTAGTAATTGCAGGCGGACCAAAAACCTCAACTGACAGGGACCTTCTTGAAATGATTGACGGGGCAATGGAAGCAGGAGCAAGAGGAGCTGCAATAGGAAGAAATGTCTTCCAGCACAGGGACCCTGTGAGGTTGACCAGGGCTATCTGCGAAATCGTGCATCACAGAAGACCGGTAGAAGAAGCTCTGGAACAGCTAAAGTAA
- a CDS encoding helix-turn-helix transcriptional regulator translates to MSQKRRDLLLLLKDGGRTMEEIVNLLNVTPTGMLPQIKKLKEEFLVHQDDKEYSLTPLAEILVEKMQPLLDTLEVIEGHKNFWQERDLSDLSPAFLRRLNELKPYSLVKPDPDKIFETSAIFLKNIEKSKNILSLSSIFHPAFPEYFLRIEDDNVGITLIVTKRIYKRLENDFEEELKLYLTRKNRQLFVYAEEMKIAMLTKTECFMMADFLTWKGTYDQESIIASEPASLKWAEELILHYKGQAQEIKE, encoded by the coding sequence ATGTCCCAGAAAAGAAGGGATCTTTTGCTCCTTCTCAAAGACGGAGGAAGGACAATGGAAGAAATCGTAAACCTTCTTAATGTCACCCCGACAGGAATGCTTCCACAGATTAAAAAATTAAAGGAGGAATTTCTGGTTCATCAGGATGACAAAGAGTACAGTCTTACCCCTCTGGCAGAAATCCTGGTCGAAAAAATGCAACCTCTGCTTGACACTCTTGAGGTCATTGAAGGACATAAAAACTTCTGGCAGGAACGCGATCTGAGTGATTTGTCTCCAGCCTTCCTCAGGAGACTTAACGAACTAAAACCATATTCTCTTGTAAAACCCGATCCCGATAAAATTTTCGAGACTTCTGCCATATTCCTAAAAAACATAGAGAAATCAAAAAACATATTATCTCTATCTTCAATATTCCATCCGGCATTCCCGGAATATTTTCTAAGAATTGAAGATGATAATGTTGGAATTACCCTTATAGTGACAAAGAGAATTTACAAAAGGTTAGAAAACGATTTTGAGGAAGAACTGAAACTTTATCTAACCAGAAAAAACAGACAACTTTTTGTTTATGCCGAAGAAATGAAAATAGCTATGCTGACAAAAACTGAATGTTTCATGATGGCTGATTTCCTTACATGGAAAGGAACCTACGACCAGGAGAGTATTATAGCTTCTGAACCCGCTTCTTTGAAATGGGCTGAAGAGCTTATTCTCCATTACAAAGGCCAGGCTCAGGAGATAAAAGAATAA
- a CDS encoding prephenate dehydrogenase, with product MNYETEQIKAEDHYHPTYSTRSHPEIRRIPDPEKKNSEKTKVLILGGTGEMGQWFTRFFKERGYEVTVWGKGGKVEIARKLDVPFASDLEAVIPESDIVIVSVPINATEETIAEVAPKMKAGSLLMDFTSTKVRPVEAMRRFAPGDVEILGTHPMFGPTIPTIRGQTVILVPVEGRSEKWFPVIRQLFEENGAHVEITTAAEHDRLVSVVQGLTHFAYITIGTTIDRLDFDIKKSRKFVSPVYSIMLDFVGRILGQNPYLYALIQMENPGVPEVHEAFIKECEELAGLVRAHDEEGFVRKMKAAARKYDDTAHALRRSDKLINSRITEYETILNSIGKVCGFSHIYSGNIHVGRLEKVGPNEIVLTKLVSKGTAPHIKNKFIKLKLENLRLLSESELREWRKEKLKHSIRDISVLIPEGADPEIVLGAVSTNEQLADCQISDIYDEFNRTEPEKLICETGKLGVTYRITIFGDCNADSIESEVTTLLCGLGCRIREKNLKYRE from the coding sequence ATGAATTATGAAACCGAACAGATAAAAGCAGAAGATCATTACCATCCCACATACTCAACCCGGAGCCATCCTGAAATCCGGAGAATTCCCGATCCTGAAAAAAAGAACTCCGAAAAAACGAAGGTTCTTATCCTTGGCGGAACCGGAGAGATGGGGCAGTGGTTCACCCGTTTTTTTAAAGAAAGAGGCTATGAGGTTACTGTCTGGGGAAAAGGCGGAAAAGTTGAGATCGCGAGAAAACTGGATGTACCTTTTGCTTCTGACCTTGAGGCAGTTATCCCTGAGAGCGACATAGTGATAGTATCCGTTCCAATTAATGCAACGGAGGAAACTATTGCAGAAGTCGCCCCAAAGATGAAAGCGGGCAGTCTTCTTATGGATTTTACCTCAACCAAGGTAAGACCTGTTGAAGCTATGCGGAGATTTGCACCTGGTGATGTTGAGATCCTTGGAACTCACCCTATGTTCGGGCCGACAATTCCGACAATAAGGGGGCAAACCGTAATTCTCGTCCCTGTAGAAGGGCGCTCGGAAAAATGGTTTCCCGTAATCAGGCAGCTTTTTGAAGAAAACGGCGCACACGTTGAGATCACAACCGCAGCCGAACATGACAGGCTGGTCTCAGTAGTACAGGGGCTTACTCATTTTGCTTATATCACTATAGGGACAACCATTGACAGGCTTGATTTTGATATCAAAAAGTCCAGGAAATTCGTAAGTCCGGTTTACAGCATAATGCTTGACTTTGTGGGCAGGATTCTGGGCCAGAACCCCTACCTTTATGCCCTGATTCAGATGGAAAACCCTGGTGTTCCTGAGGTTCATGAAGCATTTATAAAGGAATGTGAGGAACTTGCCGGCCTTGTGAGGGCGCACGATGAAGAAGGCTTTGTAAGAAAGATGAAAGCAGCTGCCCGGAAATATGATGATACGGCTCATGCCCTGCGCAGGTCGGACAAACTGATTAATTCCAGGATAACCGAATATGAAACCATCCTGAACTCCATAGGGAAAGTCTGTGGCTTTTCTCACATTTATTCAGGAAATATCCATGTGGGCAGACTGGAGAAGGTGGGACCTAACGAGATAGTCCTTACAAAACTTGTCTCAAAAGGGACTGCTCCTCATATCAAGAATAAGTTCATAAAACTTAAGCTTGAAAACCTTCGCCTCCTTTCAGAATCCGAATTGAGGGAATGGAGAAAAGAAAAACTGAAGCATTCGATAAGGGATATCTCAGTCCTGATCCCGGAAGGCGCCGATCCTGAAATAGTCCTCGGAGCAGTGAGTACAAACGAGCAACTTGCAGACTGCCAAATCAGCGACATCTACGATGAGTTTAACAGAACAGAACCTGAAAAGTTAATATGTGAAACAGGAAAACTGGGAGTTACTTACAGGATAACTATCTTTGGAGATTGTAATGCAGATTCTATAGAAAGTGAAGTGACAACCCTTCTTTGCGGGCTAGGGTGCCGGATAAGGGAGAAAAACCTGAAGTACAGGGAATGA
- a CDS encoding signal recognition particle protein Srp54, with translation MVMEKLGDSLQGALKKLIGAGRIDERTVNEVVKDIQRALLQADVNVKLVMGMSQRIKERALKEDPPAGMNPREHVIRIVYQELMDIIGKGAEIQLKPQTIMMVGLQGSGKTTSAAKLARYFQRKGLKAGVVAADTFRPGAYHQLKTLSEKLNVGFYGEEGNPDAVEITRHGLKALDKYDIKIVDTAGRHALEADLIDEMERIHAVAKPDHKFMVLDAGIGQQASQQAHAFNDSVGITGVIITKLDGTAKGGGALSAVSETKAPIAFIGVGETPEDFEKFEADRFISRLLGMGDLKSLMEKAEESLSEEDVNVEALMQGRFTLKDMYKQLEAMNKMGPLKQIMSMLPMGMGGMGGMKFSDEMFQATSDKMKNYKVIMDSMTEEEMTDPRLIGGSRIKRISRGSGCSPEEVRELLKYHKTMQTALKGFRGGKFNIQKMMKKKMGM, from the coding sequence ATGGTAATGGAAAAACTGGGAGACTCCTTACAGGGAGCACTCAAGAAGCTGATCGGCGCAGGGAGAATTGATGAGCGCACGGTCAATGAAGTAGTAAAGGATATTCAGCGCGCTCTGCTCCAGGCTGACGTTAACGTAAAACTTGTAATGGGGATGTCGCAGAGAATCAAAGAGCGTGCTCTGAAAGAAGATCCTCCTGCGGGCATGAATCCGAGGGAGCATGTAATCCGCATTGTATATCAGGAATTAATGGACATCATCGGGAAAGGAGCCGAGATCCAGCTCAAGCCCCAGACAATCATGATGGTTGGGCTGCAGGGAAGCGGAAAAACCACAAGTGCTGCAAAACTTGCCCGCTATTTCCAGAGAAAAGGGCTCAAAGCAGGTGTTGTTGCCGCAGATACCTTCAGGCCGGGGGCTTACCACCAGCTCAAGACTCTCTCTGAAAAGCTCAATGTAGGATTTTATGGAGAAGAAGGAAATCCCGATGCCGTCGAGATTACCAGACACGGGCTTAAAGCGCTTGATAAATACGATATAAAAATAGTGGACACTGCAGGCAGGCACGCCCTTGAAGCCGACCTTATAGACGAAATGGAGAGGATCCATGCTGTTGCAAAGCCTGACCACAAGTTCATGGTTCTGGACGCAGGTATAGGGCAGCAGGCAAGCCAGCAGGCTCACGCTTTCAACGATTCCGTAGGGATTACTGGTGTTATTATTACAAAACTGGACGGAACAGCAAAAGGTGGTGGAGCACTTTCAGCCGTTTCCGAAACAAAGGCTCCGATTGCTTTTATCGGAGTAGGGGAAACCCCGGAGGACTTTGAAAAGTTCGAAGCTGACAGGTTCATTTCAAGACTGCTCGGAATGGGAGACCTCAAAAGCCTGATGGAAAAGGCAGAGGAGAGCCTGAGCGAAGAAGACGTCAATGTCGAAGCCCTTATGCAGGGACGTTTCACCCTGAAAGATATGTACAAGCAGCTTGAAGCGATGAATAAAATGGGTCCCCTCAAGCAGATCATGTCAATGCTCCCTATGGGCATGGGCGGAATGGGAGGCATGAAGTTTTCAGATGAGATGTTCCAGGCCACAAGTGACAAAATGAAAAACTACAAGGTCATCATGGACTCAATGACAGAAGAGGAAATGACAGACCCAAGGCTCATAGGCGGCTCACGCATCAAAAGGATCTCAAGAGGCTCTGGCTGCAGTCCCGAAGAGGTCAGGGAGCTTCTGAAGTACCATAAAACCATGCAGACAGCTCTGAAAGGCTTTAGAGGCGGAAAATTCAATATTCAGAAAATGATGAAAAAGAAAATGGGGATGTAA
- a CDS encoding shikimate dehydrogenase, translating to MKQVFGVFGDPVGHSLSPAMHSAAFSALSMDCIYHAFRVRPEKLGKAILGAEAMGFGGLNLTVPLKEEALKLDFIKPDPLAKRIGAINTVVFEKSGIQGYNTDGLGARQALLDSAVEIGGSRIVVAGAGGAARAVTFQLAADGADITVINRTEERAIELAKEISAAALPGKVSGTGLSGLKELLRDADVLINTTTLGMHPNTDTTIATAEELYSDLTVFDIVYNPLETRLLKEAKAAGAKTISGVLMLVYQGAEAFRLWTGVEPPVELMKKTVLEALQA from the coding sequence ATGAAGCAAGTTTTTGGTGTATTTGGAGACCCTGTAGGTCATTCCCTTTCCCCTGCCATGCATAGTGCAGCTTTTTCAGCCCTTAGTATGGACTGCATCTATCACGCTTTCAGGGTCAGACCGGAAAAACTGGGAAAAGCGATTCTCGGAGCCGAAGCTATGGGATTTGGAGGGCTTAACCTGACAGTGCCCTTAAAAGAGGAAGCTCTGAAACTGGACTTCATCAAGCCTGATCCCCTTGCAAAGAGAATCGGAGCAATAAATACTGTGGTCTTCGAAAAATCAGGAATCCAGGGGTATAACACTGACGGACTGGGAGCAAGGCAGGCGCTTCTGGATAGTGCAGTGGAAATTGGGGGGTCCAGAATTGTGGTTGCAGGGGCAGGAGGGGCAGCAAGGGCAGTTACTTTCCAGCTCGCAGCTGATGGAGCCGATATAACAGTAATAAACAGGACTGAAGAAAGGGCAATCGAACTTGCAAAAGAGATCTCGGCTGCAGCCCTTCCGGGAAAAGTAAGCGGTACCGGGCTTTCAGGGTTAAAAGAACTGTTGCGGGATGCAGATGTCCTGATAAATACCACAACTCTCGGAATGCACCCGAACACAGATACTACTATTGCAACAGCAGAAGAACTTTACAGCGACCTTACTGTTTTTGATATAGTTTATAACCCACTTGAGACAAGGCTTTTAAAAGAAGCAAAGGCTGCAGGAGCAAAAACAATAAGCGGAGTTTTAATGCTCGTCTATCAGGGAGCAGAAGCTTTCAGACTCTGGACAGGAGTTGAACCTCCGGTAGAGCTTATGAAAAAAACAGTACTGGAGGCTCTGCAGGCTTGA
- a CDS encoding 3-dehydroquinate synthase II: protein MKKKSVWIKADEGGWEEQKERITTGLESGADCVLVNPGDVQKVRELGNITVAAFARDNKSGADIVVVGKRGEGDGTKPLPKEIPGSFDVNAATLLTDKGVTVGGYVVIKDKHYERFAAEMGKICDYLLVTGTDWKVIPLENLIADLQREKVKIIFGVKSAEEARLAFQTLETGADGVLLDSGNPQEIKDTIKAARELESESAELESAVVTRVEPLGMGDRVCVDTCNLMQRGEGMLIGSQASGMFLVNSESDDSPYVAARPFRVNAGAVHSYIKIGDKTRYLSELQTGDAVTIVDSKGKQREGIVGRVKIESRPLMLIEAKARDRTLTAILQNAETIKLVGKDGNPISVAKLKKGDEVLVRLEEGARHFGKKIEETIIEK, encoded by the coding sequence TTGAAAAAGAAAAGCGTCTGGATAAAAGCCGATGAAGGCGGATGGGAAGAACAGAAAGAAAGGATCACGACAGGCCTGGAGTCCGGAGCCGACTGTGTACTTGTAAACCCAGGAGACGTACAGAAAGTCAGGGAACTCGGAAACATCACAGTTGCAGCCTTTGCCCGCGATAACAAGTCCGGAGCTGACATCGTGGTCGTAGGGAAAAGAGGAGAAGGTGACGGGACAAAACCCCTGCCAAAGGAGATTCCGGGTTCTTTTGACGTAAATGCGGCAACCCTGTTAACCGACAAAGGCGTAACCGTAGGCGGATATGTGGTCATAAAGGATAAACATTATGAACGCTTCGCAGCCGAAATGGGAAAAATCTGCGATTATCTGCTCGTTACCGGCACGGATTGGAAAGTTATCCCTCTCGAAAACCTGATAGCTGACCTCCAGCGTGAGAAAGTAAAGATCATCTTTGGAGTAAAAAGTGCTGAGGAAGCAAGACTTGCATTCCAGACCCTTGAAACAGGGGCTGACGGGGTCCTTCTTGACAGCGGAAACCCCCAGGAAATAAAAGACACGATAAAAGCTGCAAGAGAACTTGAAAGCGAAAGTGCCGAACTCGAGTCTGCAGTTGTGACCAGAGTAGAGCCCCTTGGAATGGGAGACCGGGTCTGTGTCGATACGTGCAACCTCATGCAGCGCGGAGAAGGCATGCTCATAGGTTCGCAGGCAAGCGGAATGTTCCTGGTAAATTCCGAATCAGATGACAGCCCTTACGTGGCAGCTCGCCCGTTCAGGGTAAATGCAGGTGCGGTTCATTCTTACATCAAAATTGGAGATAAAACCCGCTATCTCTCAGAACTCCAAACAGGAGATGCCGTAACTATCGTGGATTCAAAAGGAAAACAGCGGGAAGGTATAGTCGGCAGGGTCAAGATCGAAAGCCGCCCACTCATGTTAATTGAAGCAAAAGCCAGAGACAGGACTTTAACTGCAATCCTGCAAAACGCCGAGACCATCAAGCTCGTAGGAAAGGATGGAAACCCCATCTCGGTTGCAAAACTAAAGAAGGGAGATGAGGTTCTGGTACGTCTCGAAGAAGGAGCCAGGCATTTCGGCAAAAAAATCGAAGAGACAATCATAGAGAAATAA
- a CDS encoding GMP synthase subunit A, with translation MRELKILVVNNYGQFCHLIHRAVRDLDMDTKIIPNITPIEDILAEEPDGLILSGGPEMERAGLCFDYVREIDIPILGICLGHQAIALAYGGHVHAGKKGGYAEVEIEVIEEDDILRGLGPKTTVWASHADEVAILPEGFIHLARSDICEIEAMRHPTKPIYGVQWHPEVSHTEQGEELLMNFFEVCDRY, from the coding sequence ATGAGAGAATTAAAAATCCTTGTTGTAAATAACTACGGACAATTTTGTCACCTTATTCACAGGGCTGTCCGGGATCTTGACATGGATACAAAAATTATTCCCAATATAACCCCTATAGAAGATATTCTGGCAGAAGAGCCTGACGGGTTGATCCTGAGCGGAGGGCCGGAAATGGAAAGAGCAGGCCTTTGTTTTGACTATGTGCGGGAAATCGATATCCCTATCCTTGGAATCTGCCTCGGGCACCAGGCAATTGCCCTGGCTTACGGGGGCCATGTCCATGCAGGGAAAAAAGGCGGCTATGCCGAGGTTGAAATTGAAGTCATAGAAGAAGACGATATACTCAGAGGGCTCGGCCCAAAAACAACGGTCTGGGCTTCCCATGCTGATGAGGTCGCTATTCTCCCTGAAGGGTTCATCCATCTTGCCCGCTCGGATATTTGTGAAATTGAAGCCATGCGCCACCCCACAAAACCGATTTATGGTGTCCAATGGCATCCTGAGGTTTCCCACACTGAGCAGGGAGAAGAGTTACTGATGAATTTCTTTGAAGTCTGTGATCGGTACTGA